The following DNA comes from Candidatus Babeliales bacterium.
GGATTAGAGCAAGTAGGTAATTTGAAAAAACTATTCACTGTTGTTAATCATCCTTTAGCACTTAACTATTTTCTGGATGAAAATAAAAATAAATCTGTTTTGGTTAACGACGGTACCAATCCAGTTATTTTTGAATTAGTCCAGGTTTTATACGGGAGCTTTGAGGAAAAACAATTAAAACAATTATTAAATAATGCATTATTGATTGAGAAGGATCAGGGGGATAATGATTATAACTATGAGCATGATGTTAGACCAAAGTCTTCTAGGTTAGCGAATCAATATTTTATATTGCTTTCTGCTGCCAATGATGCCAAAAATAAAGATGCTTTTAAATATTTGGTTGAAAATGATCCTTTCGATATAAAAAATCATATTGCACGTTGTCCTGGTTCTAAGCAGCTAACAATTTTAGACAGAAGTTACAAATCTGCTTTTCCTGAATTAGGTGGAATTTCGTTAATGATAGAAAACGGATTTAAAACAAAAGAAAGTTTAAAAGAAGAAGAAGAAAAACATAAAAATAACTATCAAAAAGAATTAAGGGAAATGGAAGAAGAAAGTAAAAAAAGTAAGGGTTGTAGTCTTTTTTAAATCGTATGTATTAGTAGTGTAAAAAATAAGAATCATTATTTTGGCTTAAGATAATGATTCTTATTTTTTTAGGGTTGTAAATATATAACATGGGCTTAATTTTGTAATGCTATTTTTTGTTTAATTCAGGCAAAATCAGCTTTAATGTATAAGTAAATGATATCTTTTTAACGATTGGCTATTCATTTTTAGATTGTAGAGAAGGTTTAAAGGTTTATTTGTCTATAGTGTGCTATATGATGGTGTTCTCTATCAATATTCTTATTTATAGCTTATTATTTAATAATGCATATAAAAAAATAATAACTTTTAAAGATATTGTTTTTTAATCCAATTGAATTTTTAAAGCAAATATTCGGTAAATAAAAACAAAATTGGCTTATGTTTGTTAATTTTGTTTTCTTGAGTAATAATACAAAAACAGGAAAAACATTTTGTTATTGAACATTTTTATTAGCTTTAATTCCTCGCTAAAAATAATTGCTCATGATATTGCTATAGATTTATTGCTGTGCTTAAATATTAAATAAATTTATGCTACTATTATTATATGTGTAAATAATATTTCTTGTGAAAAGCTTACCTTTTTATGAAGGGATAGTTTATGTTTGTTCACAATGAAAAAGTTGTTTATCCAGGTCACGGAGTAGCTGTTATAAGCTGTATTATTGAAAAAAAAATAGCTGGTCGATCATTGCAGTTTTTCGAATTACGCTTTCTTAATAAGGATATGACTATTCTTGTTCCAACAGATAATGCGACAGCTGTAGGAATTAGGCCTCTTAGTTCTACCGAATATATACATGATATTTTTAAATTATTAGCACAACCAATAGTGTCAAAGCAATTTGATACGGTAGTAACTAACTGGAACAAACGTAATAAAGAATATCAAGGAAAATTGCGTAGCGGAAACCTTTTAGAGCTATGTGCTATTTATAGAGATCTTAGGCATATCGAAATTAATAAAGAGCTTTCTTTTGGTGAAAAAAATTTATTACAACAGACAGAAAACTTACTTATTGAAGAAATTTCGATTGTAACAAAAATAGATAGTGCTGAGGCAGCACAACAATTAAAAGAATTAGTTCTACCACAAAATAAAAAAAATCAAGCGCGAGCTGCGTAAAAATAGAGTTTTTTAACAATAAGCGTGCATGGGGGGTTACAAAAAAAAACTTTCATGTATGCTTATTGTTATGAAAAAACAAATAATTAGTAATCCATGTATGTTGATTCTTTACGGACCAACTGGTACTGGTAAAACTGATATGGCTCTTAAAATTGCTGAACATGTTCCTGCTGAAATAATTAATATGGATATGGGACAATTTTATACTTCTGTATCAATTGGAACAGCAAAGCCAGATTGGAAAAATAGTATAACGCCTCATCATCTCTTTGACATAATTGATCAACCTGTTAATTATACGGTGTCAGAGTATCGAATGTTATTATATAAAACAGTGCGTGATATAATTCAACGTAATAAGATACCAATTATTGTTGGAGGTAGCAGTTTCTATTTATATTCGTTGTTCTTTCCTCCGCAGGAAGTAATCCAGTGTGGCGACATATCACATCTCTATTCAAAAAATACTACTATGTGGGATGAGCTTTATATGATCGATCCCCATCGAGCATTAAGTATAGCTAAAACAGATATTTATCGCATTAATCGCGCATTAGCTATATGGCATGCAACTAAAAAACTACCCTCATCATATGCGCCTACATATAAGCCAGAAATGAATTTTTTTCTCTTATTTGTAACGAGAGATCGTCAGGATTTGATAAGTCGTATAGAAAACAGGGTTGTTGAAATGATACAGCATGGTTGGATTGATGAAGCAAAGGCATTAATTGATACACCATGGAAAAATTTTTTGCAACAGAAAAATATGATCGGTTATAATGAAATTTTTAATTACTTATCTCATGAAAAATCAATAATATCGCACTCTCTATTGATTAATCAAATAAATATAAAAACAAGACAATATGCAAAGCGCCAATGTACGTTTTGGGGCAAATTAGAACGTGAAATAAAAAGAGAAACAAAGTATACTAATTCTAATATTGACTGTATTGAGACAGTAAATTTGACAAATGTCGATATGGATTTATATATAAACGAGTTGTTACAACGATTTTCATTGGATAGAAATCATGAATAAGTGGAAAGATTCTCATGGGCAATCATTCTCTGAAGTTAAAAATTGTTTTTGTAAAGACAATCAAGGTCTCTATATAACTAATAGGCAACTGAGTTTTATTGTTGCAGGAATGATATTCATCGTTTTTTCTATTTTTATAACGGGATATTTTCTAGGTAAAAAAAGTGTTATTGAACAATATGGTCACGTGCTTCGTTCGGATGTTTCTGCAAATATAAACTGTGCAATAGATGATTTTGATACCCTACATAATGAAAATGAAAACAGGAATGCTTTATCTTTATTGCCTGAAAATATGACAACAGAAAAAATTATTAACGAAATCGCATTGCCGTTAACGCATAACAACAATACGCATCACGCTAATAATGTCGATCAAAACAATGCGCAACATTATTATGCACAGCTCATAGGATTTGGAACTGAAAAAGCTGCTCAGCTATTTGTAAAAAAGCTTGCAGCTAAGGGAATTGAAACGGAGCTAAAAAAACGCGTTAGTAAAACCGTAAAAGGCCGATCATCATATTGGTATCAAGTGGTAACAACTACCTATTCTGATAAAAATGAACTAGATCAACTGATTAATAGGATAGCGAAAGAAGAAAATATAAAAGATATATGCGTACGTAATTGTTAAGTAATGCAAAAGGTACAAAGAAAGGTTTAAGGTACATATTATGATTATCACTATTCGCAATCAATTTAAACAATCAACATTTCGATATATTGCTTTTCTTATTGTCATTATTATAGCCGCTAGTATGATCTCAATTCCTTCATTAATGCAGTACCATTCAACCGGAACAGAATGGGCATTAAAAGTTAATAACGAAAAAATACCTTATAAAGTATTTGCGCAAGAAGTTGCTGAACAGAATGAATTCCTTGCTCAAATTCGTGCTCAATATGGTCAATATGCAGACCTATTAATGCATTCACTGCATCTGCAAACTGATTCCAAATCATTAGCTTGCGAAATATTAATAAAAAAAGCATTAATGGATCAATCTATTGCTGCATTAGGGATTTATATTCATCCAAGTTTTATAACAAAAAGCATTAATAATGCTCAATTTGCCCGACAATATTTATCAAGTGTTTTACCTGCATTTCTTTTTGATTCTGCTGGAACATTAAAAATTGAAACACTTAAAATATTCTTACAGCATAAAGGTATTTCAATTCGTGATTTTGAAAGTAAAATTGAAAATAGTTTAGCTCAACTACAATATCTACAGTTTATAACATCTTCATGTTATATTCCTACTTTTGAGCTGAAACAAGAATTTATCAAACAAAATCTTAGTAAGAAATTTTCATATCTTACTTTCTCATTTGATTCATATTTTATAGCTGAAAAGAAAAATGCTATAAGCGATGAAAATGCACGTGAATTTTATACCAAGGAAAGCACACATCATCGTCGTTATTGGGATCCAGAAAAACGTAGTGGTTTGGTGTGGAGATTTGATCCAAAAAGTTATGGAATCACCATATCGCCAGAACAAATTAATGAATATTACAACAACAATAAAGTTAATAATTATGTACATGAGCCTGTTAAAATACAAGTTCAACAAATAACCGAAAAACAATTATCAAAATTTCCCGGTGTCTCTCTTGAAATGGTGCGCGATGATATAATAGAAAATCCATCATCACCATGGAAACATTCATGGACGTTGCTTGAACCATTTGCTCGTGGTGAAAAAAAAGGATCTTTTGAAGAAGAAGCATTTGCTCTAACAAATAATAATGAAATTTCATCGGTAATAGATACGAAAGATGGAAAAGTTATTATACAATTAGTTAGGCGTATTCCTCGCGTATATAAACCTATAGCTGAAGTGCACAATGAAATTAAAAATATATTGATAGAAAAGCAGTTCAAAAAAAGCTTTTCTAGTGATCTTAAAACACTTATAGCAAAAGGTGATACAAAAACGCTCGAGGCATTTATTGCGCAAAAAGGCACAAATAAAGAATTTGTTGATGGAATAATCAAAAATGATACACTTCTTTCACGAGAACTTTTTGATAGCAAACAAGATCAGTATGGATTTTTTATAGAAGATGGAATAGGTTACGCTACCTTGTTAACGCGTATTGTTGAACGTAACCTTCCAGATTTTAATTCGATTAAAGAAATTGTGATAAATGATGTGCACGAACAACGTGCACGTGAAGAAATGCTACAAGATATAAAACATGCAAAATTGGCAGCATTAAGTTCTTCATTTGATGTCATTGCTAAGGAACTTAATGTACCTTTGCGCTATACGGATATGATAGATCCTCATGATGATAAAAAGATGCAAGAACTAGAAAAAAAAGAACTTCCGTCAAAAAACATGCTTAAACTTGATAAAGTAGGATCAATAACTGTTCATAATGGCGAAAAAGTGAGTTTTTTGATTAAAGTCGATGCTATTCAAGAATTTATTCAAAGTGATTTTGATATGGCACAGAAAGCCATAAAAAGAACATTAACGCCGTATAGCATAAATAGTCATATAGAGAGCTTTGTTGCTTCTTTGCATAGAAATGCTACAATAGAAACTAATGAGTCAATACTTATAACAGATAAAGAATATTCAGAATGAAAATAAAATCACCGAGTGTTACGCAAGAAGAGCGCATAAAAGACAAAAATCAGACCGAGCTTTCTATGAAAAAGAAAATGCTTGAAGTAACTTTTTCACAAATTGACAAGCAATATGGCAGTGGCGCTGTTATGAAGCTTGGAGACTCTACTAATAACAATATCGAAGCTGTTTCAACGGGATCTATTCTCATTGATCGTGCGATTGGCATTGGTGGGTTACCAGTTGGCAGAATTATTGAAATATTTGGACCAGAAGCCTCCGGTAAAACAACTTTAGCTATGCATGTTATCGCTCAATCGCAAAAACGTGGTGGAATTTGTGCGTTTATTGATGCTGAGCATGCACTTGATGTTACGTACGCTAAAGGTTTGGGTATTAATGCTGAAGAATTAATCATTTCTCAGCCAGACTATGGTGAGCAAGCTCTTGATATCACTGAAATGCTTATCCGATCAGGTGCTATAGATGTCATTGTTATTGACTCTGTCGCAGCTTTGGTACCTAAGGCAGAATTAGAAGGGGATATGGGGGATTCTCATATGGGTTTACAAGCACGACTTATGTCACAAGCTTTACGTAAATTGACTCCTGTTATTCATAAATCAAAAACAGTCCTTATTTTTATTAATCAAATTCGACAAAATATCGGTGCAATGCCTTTTGCGAATAAAGAAACAACCACTGGCGGTAATGCATTAAAATTTTATGCATCAGTAAGACTTGATGTTCGCAAAATAGCTAGCCTTAAAAAAAATGATGTTACTATTGGAAATCGTGTTCGTGTTCGTGTTGTAAAAAATAAAGTAGCGCCTCCCTTTAAACAAGTTGAACTTGATTTATTGTTTAGCGAAGGCATTAGTAAAGAGCTTGATCTTCTTGATGCAGCTTTACATTTTAAAATAATTACTCAAGCGGGTTCATGGTTTGCATTTAATGATGTAAAAATAGCTCAAGGTCGTGATCAAGTTTTGCAACATTTAAAAATAACTCAGAATTTTAATGAGATTTATGTAAAAGTTATTGATGCAATAAAAATAGAAAAAAATGCTTTATTTTTATCTGAACCTGATGTGGAAACAAATGAAAATAGTGCAGAATGTGAATAAAAAAAAAGAAATAAATAATTGATTGAGAGAAAAAGGTATATGTTGAAGGAAAGAAAAGAGAACGTTCCATTGATTAATCAGCAAATTCGCGCTGAAAATGTTCAACTTATAACGCAAGACGGTGAAAATATTGGTATTATTGGTAGAAATCAAGCTTTACGTCAGGCAGAAGAAGCTGGGCTTGATTTAGTCTTGATAGCGGCAACAGGAAAAGACGGTATTCCTGTTGTGAAAATTATGGATTTTGGCAAAATTCTTTATGAAAAGAAAAAAAAGACTATTGAGGCGAAAAAACATCAAAAGGTGATTCAGATAAAAGAAATAAAAATGAATCCTAAAATTGGTGAACATGACTATCAAACAAAGATTAAACAAACAGTACAATTTTTAACTTCAGGCAAACGAGTAAAAATAACCCTTTCATTTAAAGGGCGAGAAATGGCAACTAAAGACATTCGAGGATCAGAACTTTTTGCTAAAATTCAAAAAAGTTTTGAAGAATATGAATGGGCACATAATCTTGTGCAAGAACAAGATTCAAAAATGGGTAAAATGTGGTCACGTATTTATTATTTAAAATAAATGTAATCTAGGAACAGAGAATGGCAAAAATAACTAAAATAAAAATGAAAACAAATTCTTCAGCAAAAAAGCGTTTTTCAAAAACGGGCGGTAAAATAGTTAAAATTAAACGTGGAAAAGCGTATAGGCGTCATTTGATGACACGAGCTAGTGCTAAAACAAATCGTCAATTGCGTCAAGCTACCTATTTCACTCCTGCTGATTTGCCGAGAATCAAACTTTTATTACCAAATTAAGAACAAACTATAATCAATAATTAATTATATAGGAATTAACAATGTCACGAGTTAAACGCGGTACGGTTACAAAAAAAAGACATAAACGTCTATTAAACAAAACTAAAGGTTTTTGGGGACAACGCAAAAATATCTTTAAAAGAGCTCATGAAACATTATTGCGCGCGTGGGCTTTTGCGTTTAAAAGTAGAAAATTATATAAACGTGATATGCGTTCCTTGTTTATTGCTCGCATCACCGCTTCTGTAAGGCAACATGAAACATCATATAGTAAATTCATACATGGTTTAAAGCTTGCAAACATTGATCTTAATAGAAAAATGTTAAGTCAGTTATCAATATTTGAACCAGCAGCATTTTTCCGACTTGTTGAGATAACTAAACAATAGTTTTTCTTGACTTTATTTTTTATAAATCATTAGACTAACTTTCAATAATGAAGATTAAAAAAGGAGACTTATGGAAGTAGCACTAATTCTTGAAGAAAGAATAAAAACTTTGATTGCAATAATGAAGGATATAAAAGGACAATATACTATTTTGCAATCAAAGTATGATTTATTAATAAGTGAAAATGTTCAGTTGAAAGCAGAAAATGATGAGCTTACTAGGGGTAATGCACAATTGAATTTTCAATTAAATACAATAGAGCAGTCAGTGCTTAAAGAAACGGATCATGTTCAGGAACTTACGGAAGAACGATCTATAACTCTTTTAGTTCTTGACGATTTGATAAAAAGTATTGATTCAATTGTTGAAAATGAAAATCAACTATGATAAATGATAAAAGAAGTTATAAAGTACAAATTTTCGAAGAATACTATATTCTTTCAAGTGATGAACCTGAAGCATTGGTAATAAAAGCTGCAACAATGATTGATGCATCTATGAAAGAGATAAGCAATCACTTTGCAATTACTGATGTAAAAAAGATAGCAATATTGTCAGCATTACGTTTTGCAAATAAATTATTGCGATATGAACATGAACATGATAGTAATGAACAGAAAATAGTAGCTCTAAAAAATTATATTGATCAAGAACTATCGTTATTAAATGTGTAATGGTACACATTTAATAACGAAATAATTTTTTTATTGTGTGTATTCCGTGAGTAATCGCTAATATCATCTGCGTATAGCACTTTTTTATTGTCAATTAGATTACAGGTTAATACCTGTTTACTATTTAGGAATACCCATGATAGATATATCTATTTTTTTTATAGGCATGAATGCCATTATTTTTGTTGCTGCAGTAATATTTTTATTTTTTGCATATAAAAAATTTACAACAGCGTCTCTTTTTCTTAGCGATTCTAAAGATCAATTAAAAAATACAAAGCGTGATATTGATGCGGAAAAACAAGCATCTTTAATTAAAATTAAAGATGAAATGTATCATAAAAGAAAAGAGTTTGAATTAGAGCTTAAACGTGAACGTATTGAATTAGATCGTTTACAAACAAAATTAAGCGTCAAATCCGAACATTTGGAAAAGAGAGAAGTTCAATTAGACGACTTGCG
Coding sequences within:
- a CDS encoding CarD family transcriptional regulator, with translation MFVHNEKVVYPGHGVAVISCIIEKKIAGRSLQFFELRFLNKDMTILVPTDNATAVGIRPLSSTEYIHDIFKLLAQPIVSKQFDTVVTNWNKRNKEYQGKLRSGNLLELCAIYRDLRHIEINKELSFGEKNLLQQTENLLIEEISIVTKIDSAEAAQQLKELVLPQNKKNQARAA
- the miaA gene encoding tRNA (adenosine(37)-N6)-dimethylallyltransferase MiaA — its product is MGGYKKKLSCMLIVMKKQIISNPCMLILYGPTGTGKTDMALKIAEHVPAEIINMDMGQFYTSVSIGTAKPDWKNSITPHHLFDIIDQPVNYTVSEYRMLLYKTVRDIIQRNKIPIIVGGSSFYLYSLFFPPQEVIQCGDISHLYSKNTTMWDELYMIDPHRALSIAKTDIYRINRALAIWHATKKLPSSYAPTYKPEMNFFLLFVTRDRQDLISRIENRVVEMIQHGWIDEAKALIDTPWKNFLQQKNMIGYNEIFNYLSHEKSIISHSLLINQINIKTRQYAKRQCTFWGKLEREIKRETKYTNSNIDCIETVNLTNVDMDLYINELLQRFSLDRNHE
- a CDS encoding SPOR domain-containing protein; the protein is MNKWKDSHGQSFSEVKNCFCKDNQGLYITNRQLSFIVAGMIFIVFSIFITGYFLGKKSVIEQYGHVLRSDVSANINCAIDDFDTLHNENENRNALSLLPENMTTEKIINEIALPLTHNNNTHHANNVDQNNAQHYYAQLIGFGTEKAAQLFVKKLAAKGIETELKKRVSKTVKGRSSYWYQVVTTTYSDKNELDQLINRIAKEENIKDICVRNC
- a CDS encoding SurA N-terminal domain-containing protein, translated to MIITIRNQFKQSTFRYIAFLIVIIIAASMISIPSLMQYHSTGTEWALKVNNEKIPYKVFAQEVAEQNEFLAQIRAQYGQYADLLMHSLHLQTDSKSLACEILIKKALMDQSIAALGIYIHPSFITKSINNAQFARQYLSSVLPAFLFDSAGTLKIETLKIFLQHKGISIRDFESKIENSLAQLQYLQFITSSCYIPTFELKQEFIKQNLSKKFSYLTFSFDSYFIAEKKNAISDENAREFYTKESTHHRRYWDPEKRSGLVWRFDPKSYGITISPEQINEYYNNNKVNNYVHEPVKIQVQQITEKQLSKFPGVSLEMVRDDIIENPSSPWKHSWTLLEPFARGEKKGSFEEEAFALTNNNEISSVIDTKDGKVIIQLVRRIPRVYKPIAEVHNEIKNILIEKQFKKSFSSDLKTLIAKGDTKTLEAFIAQKGTNKEFVDGIIKNDTLLSRELFDSKQDQYGFFIEDGIGYATLLTRIVERNLPDFNSIKEIVINDVHEQRAREEMLQDIKHAKLAALSSSFDVIAKELNVPLRYTDMIDPHDDKKMQELEKKELPSKNMLKLDKVGSITVHNGEKVSFLIKVDAIQEFIQSDFDMAQKAIKRTLTPYSINSHIESFVASLHRNATIETNESILITDKEYSE
- the recA gene encoding recombinase RecA is translated as MKIKSPSVTQEERIKDKNQTELSMKKKMLEVTFSQIDKQYGSGAVMKLGDSTNNNIEAVSTGSILIDRAIGIGGLPVGRIIEIFGPEASGKTTLAMHVIAQSQKRGGICAFIDAEHALDVTYAKGLGINAEELIISQPDYGEQALDITEMLIRSGAIDVIVIDSVAALVPKAELEGDMGDSHMGLQARLMSQALRKLTPVIHKSKTVLIFINQIRQNIGAMPFANKETTTGGNALKFYASVRLDVRKIASLKKNDVTIGNRVRVRVVKNKVAPPFKQVELDLLFSEGISKELDLLDAALHFKIITQAGSWFAFNDVKIAQGRDQVLQHLKITQNFNEIYVKVIDAIKIEKNALFLSEPDVETNENSAECE
- the infC gene encoding translation initiation factor IF-3, giving the protein MLKERKENVPLINQQIRAENVQLITQDGENIGIIGRNQALRQAEEAGLDLVLIAATGKDGIPVVKIMDFGKILYEKKKKTIEAKKHQKVIQIKEIKMNPKIGEHDYQTKIKQTVQFLTSGKRVKITLSFKGREMATKDIRGSELFAKIQKSFEEYEWAHNLVQEQDSKMGKMWSRIYYLK
- the rpmI gene encoding 50S ribosomal protein L35 — its product is MAKITKIKMKTNSSAKKRFSKTGGKIVKIKRGKAYRRHLMTRASAKTNRQLRQATYFTPADLPRIKLLLPN
- the rplT gene encoding 50S ribosomal protein L20: MSRVKRGTVTKKRHKRLLNKTKGFWGQRKNIFKRAHETLLRAWAFAFKSRKLYKRDMRSLFIARITASVRQHETSYSKFIHGLKLANIDLNRKMLSQLSIFEPAAFFRLVEITKQ
- a CDS encoding cell division protein ZapA — protein: MINDKRSYKVQIFEEYYILSSDEPEALVIKAATMIDASMKEISNHFAITDVKKIAILSALRFANKLLRYEHEHDSNEQKIVALKNYIDQELSLLNV